The Carassius carassius chromosome 5, fCarCar2.1, whole genome shotgun sequence DNA window GTTTCCACACAAAAGTTGTTGTAATATGTTATTGGCACTGTGGCATTCTCAGTGTCCTTTTCATGAAACAGTTCCCAGTCTGTAGAAAGCGAAGCAGCTCTTTAAAACTTCAATACTGTCATCGGACCAAACAGTCTTTGTATGTGCCTTTATCCATTTTAAAAGTGTTCTTTAAGTAGGTTAAACATATCTAAAATCGTATTTCCCTGCCGATATCACATTTTATATACTGTTCATACCCTAGGAGTGAAAGGTCCAGTCTGCAATGACTAAAATCGGTAAGAATGAACATCGGAGATTCAGGAGTAGGCTTAGTACATATAAGCAAAGTGGTAAAACACTTCTTTGGCATTCTGTAACCAACCCCCACACAATACATTTGAGTTTCTGCACTAGAGCTCTCCACATGCTGCTGTGTGTCTCTCTGCTGTCAGGTATGAATCTCTTAAATTCGTCTTTGAGCAATTGATGTTATGTATTTTTCTTAATTGGAActcaatttaattctgaattgtCTTAAAATTGATGATGAACATGGAGCTAGACTTCAATTGATCCTgataaattaaagggatagttcactctcatattaaattttggtatgttttagcttacctcaaggacatccaagatgtaggtttctttgtttcctcggtatttcccattttgatatttttaggtccaaccgttcttgtctgtgactcacataatggatgtctatggtcaccacctcaaagagcatgcacagaggagtcaaaattaaacaattccccatcataagtacacattgatgacctaatacacgaaacgagcggtttgtgtaagaaaacgaacagtatttatatcttttttaccttttgtacacaaccacgtccaactgatctgagttcgcgagtgcttcccgatgtgacgtgcatGCGTGCTCTGGTTTAGtttgcgcaagcgcggaaagccccggatgtgaacagtaaataacaggatagtgtaagaataaataaatatccaaacattaaaaaaaagaaaaaaaaatctaataaaaacaaatatataaaacaaaataaaaataaagattaaaataaaatgtattgcactttCTAAGGACAGTATCGTCTcagtttcattaatgtattgctGAATCATCAGGTATCATTAATTATCTCAGGGCATTTTTCATTGAGCAGGGCTCTTCATTACTATTTAGTTCTTCTGAATGACAATCCTACCTTCCCATTCTGGTGTGTTGGGCTCATGACTGGAGCTTGGTAACGTTACTGGGCCTTGCTCTTCACTGTTAGCAGAAAATTGGACTAGAGGCGGCTGCTGCTGAAGAGCTACAAGAAAAAGTTTGATACATGAGCGGTGGTTTGCAAACAACGTTGTTTTGCAATGTCGCTAGCATCTTGAACTGCTCCTAACTAACGTTACCTTAACGTTAGCTTACTTACCGGCCTCGTCGTCtccgtttgttttttttaaggaagAATGTGCTCAGCTTAGAACATTTGGTCGCGTCCGTTTCCAATgctttcttcttatttattctgGACTTTTCAGCGCCgcatttgttttctgtttctgtCCATTTtcatctcactttttttttttttttgagcaacttgcAAGGTGACGTGTTGGGGGCGGGGCCAGGGAGTCAACAAATAATCACGTCATCAATATCTTGCAGGCTGCACTCTgcaagaaaatattaaatacaaagagtgcaagtctcgtgggtacccccggcctgcgaggggcgatgggggtatgtgaagAGTGAGgcgggccgagagacgtgggaacagagcgaggccggtggagtgattggagatgagcaacacctgctcgacccaccggtctcgagtcccacggaggagatggaaggatataaaacaggagcgacgacagtgacggacgagagagggcctgggtttttagttgtgtttggtttttatttgtgtgcgacagtcgtccgcgaggggctgttgcgctgttttgtgtttattttgtaattaaagtttctgtttgattgtccgccggttcccacctccttcttcctatagttatggagtttttatcgttATAGGGTCTTAAATCAACTTATAGGGTTGAAAATCAACAAAGACATTTGTTTCCCACTCCCACACCCCAATTCCATAACAAAAGAGCCATTTAGAATTCCTAAGGGGAGGACACAGAGGTGCTGATAAAGATCATAGCCTATATAAGCCAAGATATGTATAATGGAGGATCTTCTAATTTTTAGTACAGTGGGAAAAGCTGTCGATTGGTCAAGTTGAATGTCTCAGATTAGGTTTTTGGTCACATGGTCAAGAAAGGGATAAACAATAATTGTAACGGTGCTCTGCTTCTTTCTATTTTTGTATACAGAATTAATATAGTGCATAAACTCAGATCAATGAGGTCCCTAACCAGtaagttccaaaaagaaatacaaacccTGTGTGAATCCAATATTGGGTAATAATAGTATAATTTATAAGCATTTTAAGTTTCATTTTTGTGTAAGCCAGTAATGTTTGACCGGAAACACCACACATTTAACAAGCTGGGGGAAAAAATTCTGACAAAGAACAAAAATTATGCATTTGGGAAGCTGTTATTACCTGTATAAGCAAAATCAGTAGATTTCAGTGCAATATAATGACAAACAAATCCTCTCTAGGTCAGAATGACTGGAACACAACATGAGGGATCATTTAAAAAGGAGGTGTTTGTCCATGAGAAATCagagtttaaaaatgtataaaaatgtggtTAAATTGAAATTATTCTCCAAGGCCACTTTGGACTTAAATTGAGCATCTGTTCTCGATTATGAAGCTGATGTTTATGAACACCACATCTTCTTAAACATCACTGGGAAATTACACAAGAAATCATTGAgcatatttattttcctttaatgcTTCTCAGTGATTTTCTACAAACTGTACTCCAGGATCTGAATAAAGAGGCAAAGTTAAACCATACTCTTAATGGTCGTAGTGCTTCGTGGCTGcccaaatgttaataaaaaaagggaTTTTCTAAAAGCCAACCAGTGTGTCACAAAGTAAATACAAGATTATCAGCTGCCGAGTTGTTTCTTGGCAGATTTTTCTACTGGAACTTTTTTTACAATCTGAATATACTTCTAATATACTTGTccttaaatatgtatttacctCATATTTACTTTAGATATGTGACTAATTAAAACTGAACacaaagatttaataaaaaaactttactgtCTAAACAATTATGCACccaaaacaaacaattttaaagtacattaaaaacAGACAGTGATTCAACACAGGTTCAATGCTGATGCAAAACCCAGACATGAACAGTAAAGGTCTTTTGGAAGCTCTGATGAGTCTCTGAGGTTTTGAACAAAGTATTACACAATCTGCCACAATATTTTAAACTTGCCAGTTCTCAGGCCTaaacataactgttttcaaataaaaatggccCTTTAAACAATCTGACTAAATTAAAGCCTGTCCAAATGTTCAAAGTCAGTAACAGTAAGGAGATCATTTCAAATACACAAATATGAGGTATGCTGTTCATTAATTAGGAACATCTATACAAtttaagtatataaaaaaaaaaacattttatatcctTCAAGTTGTGGTCTTATTCAGATATGCATGAATGTAAAGTCGCATACTCTACATTCCTGGTGACAAATGAAAATAAGCTACTGATCCAGTACAGATGTACTGATCCATACATCTGGAGGTACTAGAATGAGATACTGTACATGATcctaatactgtatataaaaattttAACACTGAGAAAAAGCCTTAGTTTGAACTTCATTTTAGGGGAAACTTAAATAATTTACTCAAGACTTATTCCAAATACAGTGgggaatatatttatttgatcccctgctgattttctAAGTTTGCCCATTTACAAATGAAGaatctgtaatttttatttttgatgattttgggggggggggggggggtctgtaaTAGAACTCTACTAGGTTCTCATGCTTGGCGAttcgaaaaacacatttttcacataatttacattattaaagtacCTTTCTCCCAAGCCAGGCACAAACGGCTTGATTAGTTCTGGGTTTGATGAAGGCCCACCCTCCGAAAAACAAAATaagttgtgattggttagctgtcccagtgcgttgtgattggcgaaCAGCTTAGAAACCCAccgattattattatatatatttcaaaagttcataaattcaaaatgtacaTACTATGCATTGGGTGTCGATTTTAATAGTTACTTTATGTATTATAAAACATGAAGCACTTATTCATTGTCGTCTTCTTGTCTGATGCACTCAACCATAGATATTACAGGTGCATGTCAAATTacaatgtcgtggaaaagttcctttgtgggtttttgttaaatgtgagccaaaatctttacaattaaaagaaccaaagacttaaaccacttcagtctgtgtgcattgaattgatttaatacagaagtttcacaatttgagttgaattactgaaatgaactttttgacgacattctaattaattgagaTGCATCCGTATATACGTAGATGCCTCATTAGTGATTGTTTCTATGGACCACTATACGTAACGGCTCAACATCTCTGTGAGATCCTACAGTTTGGAGAATGATGTCAAGTTGACCGTTCAAATATGGCGGTCGCATATATTTGCCTGAAGCCATTAAATGGGGCATCTATACATATCTATGCACTCTACCAAGCGTTCTGACCATGACCTCACCCCTTCCCGATCCCCCCAACCATTTGAGTTTCTGTAGATGGGAATTATTCTAATGGGccgctttgtgacatcacaaaacccGGAAAACCGCGCTGTAGTCCAGACGAGCCATTCGCtgtagttcttgaaaagggattttttttttcaaacaaattatCACCTTTTGGAGTGGACTTTGAAATTTGCAACTTTGTAGATAATTTTTATGTTAAAACATAGCCTACACAATACACACTGTCTAAAATTCAaatagtgaaaaagcataatactGCCCCTTTAACggatagagacagaatatcaacccaaaaatccataaaaaaaccacattatataaaggttagaaattgatttgcatttcagtgagtgaaataagtatttgaccccctaccaaccagcaagaattctggctcccacagattggttatgtgcccatgtggaacacagattggtcctgccactttaagaagttactcctgATGTCAGCTTGTTAGGTGTATATATGGGGTCGCACATCGGACGAGAAGCGCAGCGCCACGCCACATGTAGGACAACTCGAGGTATCACACACCAGACATGCAATTTCTATACGCTGGAGCTCAATATCAAATCAAGTTCTGAGCAGCAAGATGAATGAGATTAaacctaatttattattattttacatatattatttttattgataataGCTGAGTTTTGAacgttaattaattaaaagaatctGTAATAAATTAGTCTAGATTATCATTAGCAGATTTCTAGATTGCCATTCAtcaattgttttgtattattataagcaatttcaacatttctaatgctgtagctactaatactgatttgtttgctcaataaaaacaaagaagccacatttttgtatacagtaGGTATGTTTATTTCTTAACGTTTCTAAGGAATGTcactgaacattttacctcagatCGAAAATTAGACATTCTTACCTGAAAAACCGATGACAAACACTATCTTTCTTCACGTTTATGACTTCCTTATGTTGTCTTTGAAGAATCTATGGTTGGTCGCATATAATTCTGGATATTTCCCTACGTCGTTGATTAGTTTTTCGTCTTTTGTGGGCCGCTACTCCGCTATTTAAATTACAAGATTGTACATTTGCACAAGGCTGGAATaggctacaagaccatcagcaagaagtttggtgagaaggagacaactgttggtgcGAATATTCAGAAATGTAAGAAGTACAAAACAACCATTAATCAGCCTTGGTCTGGAGCTCCATCCAAGATCTTACCTCatggggtaaggatgatcatgagaaaaAGGTGAGAGATCAGCCTCGGACAACACGGGAGGAGCACGGTAaatgatcttaaggcagttgggaccacattcaccaagcaaaacattggtaacacaTTACCAATTAaatggactgaaatcctgcagcaCCCACAAGGTCCCCCTGCTCAAGAAGACACATGTACAGGCCCgtttaaagtttgccaaagaaCATATAATGATTCAGTGTTTGCTTGGGAGAAAGTGCTggggtcagatgagaccaaaattgagctctttggGATTAACTTGACTCGCCGTGTTCGGAGGGAGAGAaatgctttggggctgtttttctgctaagggaACAGGATGACTTCAACGCATTGGCTGACAAATGGATGGGGccatttactgtaaaatcttggaaGAGAACCTCCCTCCCTGAAGATGGGTCTCccagcatgacaatgacccaaaacataccgccaaggcaacaaaggagtggctcaagaagaaACACTGGAGCTGAAACTTTGAGTTGCCAACaacagccaagaaaccttaaggatttaAAGAGGATCTGTAAAAGACCAAACTCtttcctgagatgtgtgcaaacctgatGACCAACTTCAAAAAACAtcttacctctgtgcttgccaacaagggtttctgcaccaagtactaagtcatgttttgcttggcGAACAAATACTTATTtctaacatttatataatatgttttttttctggatttttttggttggtattctgtctctatacCTTAAAATAAACTTACCATAAGAATTACAGacccttaatttctttgtaagtgggcaaacttacaaaaccaGCGGtggattaataaatattttccccattgTATGACTAACAACATCAAGCATAATCAAACACTTCCATGAGTGAGAAACAGCCCACATGCTGCTTCATGCTTCAAGTTCAGTGGTGAGATAGCGACAAAGACCCTTTTTTAATGTAGTCTCCCACatccatagaaacatgaaaatgGCTGGAGAGTATATGCGATTACACTCCTCTGggaaaaaactgcacaaaattGATAAAAGTGACATATGATGCTGaactttatatttaacaataaaagCAATATGCTACACCATTTTCAGATGACCTTACGATTTTGTAGGTTTATACAACCATTTCCTCACTATAAATTGTTAACTCTTGAAAGATTTTCTCAGTACTTGGACAGATTGATATTGTTCTTGGATGGTGTTCTAAATGTTCTCTGACTCAATGGGGGGAAAAAAGGACAGTCGGCCGAGTCAGTAAAAATTCAAATGGCAATACAATTAAGAACACTATTCTAATCCAGTCCATATTCTGTTTTTAATTCTGTAAATCCCTGAGGTATAAAAGCCTTCAAGACACTAAGGTCTTGAAAGAACATCAAAAAATTTCCTCAGTGTAAAAAAATGAATGCGTCTTTAGTTTTACAAACTTGATGcaacttaaaacatttaaatcatgcaCAAATGTCTACATGAGTTCTAATCTCACATTCAAATTCACATTCCCACACACTGTTCTACTTAAAAGTCTTATACTCTAGTTAACCACCACTGGCTTGTGATCCACTCACCAGGGTACAGTTGCAGGTATAGTGTTTCGGTCCCACTGATACAGCACCGTGTTTCTTTACTGAAGTGGTTTCAGCTGCACTGGCTGTACCAATGCAGTCTAATGACTTGCCATTCGTCTCTTTTACTACCTGTTAATTTATCCTCAGTGCTACAACACAACTTCTCTCATCATTCCAGGTCCAGTATGCCCTCTGAGAGGGCGTCTATAGCTTTGGAGGCAGCTGAGGAGGAGCTTCTCGGTCCCAAGTCCATGAACATATGAGGGATCTCACTTCCAAAGTACATCTTACTATTAGCTGCTATTGCCTTAAATTTCATCAGCTGGAGATATTCAGGGGTCAGCTTCAGCTGTGAGGAGAGGAGATTCACTTAACAATGAGCACAGTATTGATGGGGTGCAGATGTACTAGAAGCTTACCTTGTTGGCCTCTGCTGCTCTCTGTGCGGTGTAAAACTCTGCATCTGCTTTTGCTTTCTGCCTAGCAAGGAAAGCGCTGTCTATAACATCATAGACACAAATAGGAAAGCAAAATGAACACAACAGAAACCACAGCAACATTCAAAGCTGTGTAATGAGGGATTGTTAAAACCATTTAAACCCATCCTAAGCATCCAATTTCACTCTTATGATTAGGAATACATTAAGGCGATTTGCCGATTAAACCTCAGCATCTCCTATCATTCTACCATTACTCATGTCTGtgacataatccttcagaaatcatactaatatatgCTGattaggaaacatttcttattgtcaatgttgagaATGGTTGTGCTGTTCGCTAATTTTGTGAAAACTGAtgcattatttttatgaatttttttattaaaaaagtaaataaaaaaaaaagaataataataatacagcatTTATTTCCACAGAAtctttttgtaactttataaatgtctttactgtcactttttatcaatttaattgcTGAATAtcagtatttaattatttttaaaaaggggtcatttgatgcgATTTCAAAATGTgcctttctctttgaagtgttaaaAGATCTTGGTGAATAaaaaagatctgtgaagttgaaaagactaaagtctcaaatccaaagaaattttttataaaagttactCGTTTACAACCCTCTAAAATGGCTTGTTCTTACACGTCCCCACATTCGGTCAATCACAGCgtgctggatagctggccaatcccagcacacctcacttttcagagagATGAGCCTTGTGAAAACgacatttcagaaggcggggagaaacaataatgtatgttaccttaaactgcatgaacacatttcactacaacaaatacaaaaaattatgttctttttagaagcatcatatgacccctataaAAGAATCTACTGCACCCAAGCTTTTGAATACGACTTTTGTATgagattataatttatttatgaacCAGGTACTGAATAAAATACTATGAGGTAATTTCTTCCAAACATTTACTGTTCATTTTGACAATTCTTTTATATTTTGATAAGTTCAGTGCCCAAATACCCCATATGTTCAATCAAGGCTGTTTTCATTTTCCTGCACTGCTGTCTAGGATTTCAGAGGGCACATAAAAACACATTCACCTACCTTCAATTTCTGAGATCTTTTTCTCTGTTTCTTTTTCCATAACTTTCTGTccaaattttatttcagctacctGAGCCACCTTCTCTGCCTctgcacacattaaaaaaaaacatagttttacttttatataaacTGCAGCTTCATCAAAATCTGACTCACAAGACCAAACCAGCTCCTCAGTCTGAATACTAAGAAGACCATCTTTGTTCACCAATGACAGCCTTTTTCCTCTCGGTCTCTGCTTCTTTCTCTACAACCTTCTGAGTCTGAGCTGCAATCAGTAACTTCGTTCTCTCACTCTCcctaagagagagaaagacacacacacacacatatatagacacacacagtaGTGACATATTCTTTTTCAATTAAGTATAAGTATTGACAATTTTCTCACATAACACCAAAATACAGTTTTACAGAAATAGAATGACAAGAATGTAAGCTCTAACCAGGGTCCAAAATTAAAACTCACCATGAACCATATGTGAATACAATGCTACTTGCCAGTTGGCTGGTATCTTTATTAGGAACTACAACATACATTTAGTTGAACTTATGGAAGTGGCAAGTGATtcaaacacacagaaaaacacaaatgCAGAAAATACAAACTTTTCTAATATATCCTTAACCACATTTTACCTCATTGTTAACTATTATTATCCAATTAGTTGGACATATATGTGTAATATTCCTCAAAGTTAATTACCAAAGcaaacatggggggggggggggaatgtgGTGAATCACATTTGACAGGGACTGGCTCATTTTTGTAGTACACTAATTTGCAAGATTAtgcaagaaaataattatttgtaatagAGACAAAATATTTAAACCATGGCcaataagaaacatttattacccAGTCCACTGATTGCTTGGAGGTGTtaagttaattttggacccttGTAGCAAAATCATATCATAAACATCTTTTACACACGAAATGCAAGACGTTCTCATAAACCCACATTAGTTCATAGTTCCTGCGAATGCTTTCTGGAATGTTTGGCTTGGTGACACGGACCGCCTGCTTAGGGAGACGAACAGAAAAAAGATAAAGGAAATTGAAAAGAGATgtgaaaagacagacagacacaaacattgCTTGTGCTAGTTAACAAAAATCTAATTAGATCTTTGactttaactctttccccacctTTGATGAGTTATCTCATCATTTAGAAGACAACGCTTCCCCGCCATTGACAAGTTTTTACGGCTTTTCGTGTTTTCACCCTAATACACTCGGGGGCGCATCTTCTAAACGAGTAcaaaaatgttgatccaggaagtggtatatgtctgTTCAAGCTTTGGAGGTAATGATGGAAGCaatttactggatttatgctttgataatcatACTGAATATTATCCAGGTGCAGTTTTTGACAAAAACTTCAGCTGATTCACtgattttctcagctttttgctcaaaattatgcatttttattagggatgggcgatatacaGTATCGCATGCGATTGTAATGCTcatttcgtcagtaaagccagttccctGATTAGTGCTAAATCGCCATcgcctgctttcaaatggagagCCATTTAATAGACAGAACCGTAGagcactgacaagctacgcaatatcacgttcattatcgcagatgaatcgccttctgGAGTATTACTTCTGGAGTATACTCGATGATACTATACTGGAGTCCATCAAATTTGAATGGAAATCATCAAAAATGCGGGTAGGGAAAGAGTTAAAAAGACAGAGCAATCTTCTCCCAAAAAGACCTTGTTAcgcaacatctttttttttttttgctggaagaGCCATGGGAAAGGAGTTAAAACAGCGGGATGCATGAGTGCACACAAAACCAACATAAGCACTGATCTCAGTGGAAAATGAGTAAATATGGTCAAATACTCCTGATGTGAATAAGCTCAATGTCCATAACGTGAATGACACATTAGGCACAAAAGCTTACATAATTCAGGCCACCAGGAAACGTGAATCAGTTTACTGATGATCTGAGTGTCATCTCAATGAGCTGACGGCTTGCATATTTTTAGTGCTTCCAGAACAATGGAAATGTACTGTCTGCACAGCTAATTATGGGGAAGGCTGTCTTAAGAGTCTTCACTTGAATCTGTaaaaactttgtccagcaccaaAGGGATTTGGCTGAAGGAAACCTGCCAAACCAAAGCTAAATAAAGAAAGACAAACACATGCACTTATACACAAAGAACTTAAATGCCACATCATATCTTAGGTCTAATGGTTTCCTGAATTTGAAAGAACGCTTAACATATAAACCTGAAGAAAACAGAATGCTGACAAGAATGTAACTCACAGGAATGGAACAGAGAATAGAATGCATAGAATGGAAATCTAAGCTGAGTCCCACCTGAATGATGAGTCCGGGGGCCATGCTGGTGAGATCCTGCTGCAGCGTGAGCTTAAGATTCTCATCTATTTGATCTAATAAACAACAGGCCACTTAAAGAACAACAGGTGAACAAAGAAATGACACACCTAACTTTTTGCATTCTCTTTGCACAACATCAAGTGCATATAAAAAGCACTTGAGAAGCTTATGCCACTAACAACATGTCAAGCATCTTCACATTACCACTAGAGGGCTTTGACTACCCTCACAACATTGTGAAGCACATTCATGGACCAAATCTAATGCTATTATGGTCTCACTCTAAAAAAATTCTCGAAATGTATTTCTACAAATTCAAAGTAATAGCTAAAAGAAGTTATTTGAAGGAGTTATTTTCTGATTCCTAAACTTTTCTTGTTAAGCCAGTGTCTTTACATTTTAGCAGGGACAAATCTGCATAAAATGATTCAAATATTAAGGCACATCACTTACCGAATAGACCTATGTAGACCTCCTGAAGTGTGTGCACACTACAGAACTGATTCAGCTCATGGTGTACCTTGTTGAAAAGCAGAGCCTTGTCGTAGTCGGCAGTGAAGTTTCTCACAATGCCATAAACTGCAGTAGAGTAGACAATGATGTTAAGATAGAGATGAATAGGgcacataaaataaataacagtcaTAGTCTGGGTCGTTGCTAAAAATCATGGGGAGCAGGATAAAACAACTACTGGAGAGCAGGCTATGCCAAAGGGCTCTTAGTGGGCCCTCGCACATTACAGGGCCCAGGGAAATGTTCATCCCTAACAGCCTTTTTAGTGGATCTACAGTACAttataaatgacaaaatagtATTTTTACCTGCTGAGGGAACAAGATAGTTTACCACCTCAATGCGATCAAAGTAGATCATCACACCTCCActgcaaagcaaaaaaacatGTTGACATATGAATGAGTGTAAAAATCTACTCCAGAAAGCAAAAACGATAAAGGAAATCCACACAGGGTCTCTTCTAAAAACATGTGTCTGAAATGATCTTTAATACAAAACTGACAATCTGTTTCATTGAACGTATCGTAGTTTGCCCTCAACTCTCAAGTGTCTGCTCATAAATTATGTTctaactagggctgaaacgactCGAGTAActagattacaaaaaatgatcgaggcaaattcctctgcctcgaagcctcttttaatttattttaaatctcacgtcaggttctttcacaatgattttttttaatgtgacaacgcgtttacgtcacccacaaagcggaaggagacacaatcactgcgtccgaaatcgcatactgcaaggagtcatatggaattacatttgtttcaataataatgaacgaaactttataaaactgaacgtaactttttcagaaaatataaaaaatatggcattacaaaagaagaaaaaaactatgaaaaagaaaaaaaatgaactcagtcgcacaaatttaacaggctcttcaaatatacttcattctttgttaaagtttttcaaagatttgttttcgctaatcgtggattctgaattcattgccacagatttcactTATGGttctctcgtgggggcgggcttaacagtgatctgctctgattggatagtgagcttttgatggacaggtgctctctgaccaggaagtacagacgccactcagtggcgcgcatattggaaagctctcgtgattgtgatttgtattactaaatatgtaaataatatttgaccttcgatcgtctcagtctgtaaagatgagctcttgtccttcaaggcagcctgaagtaagcttgtgttactgaatgacaataataacccgcaacaaactgttgcacactgtaacattaaaaacttgtatcgatgttattggttacttcagtaacacaagcttacttcaagctgccttgaaggacaagaggatgaggaagatgatgccgctccgtgtctcctgagagctcatctttactgagacgatcgaaggtcaaatattattcatatatttagtaacacaaggcatgacgtattgcatacaaatcccagcgagagctttttttttctttttctatttttattgttatttatttattaataacgaataaaaagagggccaaaatctaaacaaaattaaacaaggagatcaaaggcagagcaaattagacactgagattacattcaaatagttttccatttcttttatggaaacagagaagacaggttttcagttggagaattt harbors:
- the LOC132141210 gene encoding erlin-2, whose product is MTLGAVASVILAIGGAAVFSALHKIEEGHVGVYYRGGALLTITSGPGFHLMLPFITSFKSVQTTLQTDEVKNVPCGTSGGVMIYFDRIEVVNYLVPSAVYGIVRNFTADYDKALLFNKVHHELNQFCSVHTLQEVYIGLFDQIDENLKLTLQQDLTSMAPGLIIQAVRVTKPNIPESIRRNYELMESERTKLLIAAQTQKVVEKEAETERKKAVIEAEKVAQVAEIKFGQKVMEKETEKKISEIEDSAFLARQKAKADAEFYTAQRAAEANKLKLTPEYLQLMKFKAIAANSKMYFGSEIPHMFMDLGPRSSSSAASKAIDALSEGILDLE